One Mycobacterium sp. SMC-4 DNA window includes the following coding sequences:
- a CDS encoding nickel-dependent hydrogenase large subunit → MTSQLDLFVSPLGRVEGDLDVRVTIEDGVVTSAWTEAAMFRGFEIILRGKDPQSGLVVCPRICGICGGSHLYKSAYALDTAWRTHMPHNATLVRNICQACETLQSIPRYFYALFAIDLTNKNYAKSALYDEAVRRFAPYVGTSYQPGVVLSAKPVEVYAIYGGQWPHSSFMVPGGVMCAPTLSDVTRSIAILEHWNDAWLEGQWLGCSVDRWLENKTWNDVLAWVDENEAQYNSDCGFFIRYCLDVGLDKYGQGVGNYLATGTYFEPSLYENPTIEGRNAALIGRSGVFADGRYYEFDQANVREDVTHSFYQGDRPLHPFDGETIPIDPELGRKQGKYSWAKSPRYAVGDLGNIPLEAGPLARRMAAAGPNAAAHQDDDPLFGDIYNTIGPSVMVRQLARMHEAPKYYKWARQWLDALELKESFYTKPTEYAEGKGFGSTEAARGSLSDWIVIEDSKIKNYQVVTPTAWNIGPRDGSEVLGPIERALVGSPIVDAEDPVELGHVARSFDSCLVCTVHAYDGKTGRELNRFVINGMV, encoded by the coding sequence ATGACCTCACAACTCGATCTGTTCGTCAGTCCGCTGGGTCGGGTCGAAGGCGACCTCGACGTCCGGGTCACCATCGAAGACGGGGTCGTCACCTCGGCGTGGACCGAGGCGGCGATGTTCCGCGGTTTCGAGATCATCCTGCGCGGCAAGGACCCTCAGTCCGGGCTGGTGGTCTGCCCGCGGATCTGCGGCATCTGCGGGGGTAGCCATCTGTACAAGTCGGCCTACGCGCTGGACACGGCGTGGCGCACCCACATGCCGCACAACGCCACGCTGGTACGCAACATCTGTCAGGCCTGCGAGACGCTGCAGTCGATCCCGCGGTACTTCTATGCGCTGTTCGCGATCGATCTGACGAACAAGAACTACGCCAAGTCCGCGCTCTACGACGAAGCCGTCCGGCGTTTCGCCCCCTACGTGGGAACCAGTTACCAGCCCGGTGTGGTGCTCAGTGCCAAGCCGGTCGAGGTGTACGCCATCTACGGCGGGCAATGGCCTCACTCGAGTTTCATGGTGCCCGGAGGCGTCATGTGTGCGCCGACGCTGTCGGATGTCACCCGCTCGATCGCGATTCTGGAGCACTGGAACGACGCGTGGTTGGAAGGGCAGTGGCTGGGCTGTTCGGTGGACCGTTGGCTGGAGAACAAGACCTGGAACGACGTGCTGGCCTGGGTCGACGAGAACGAGGCCCAGTACAACAGCGACTGCGGCTTTTTCATCCGCTACTGCCTCGATGTCGGGCTGGACAAGTACGGACAGGGCGTGGGCAATTATCTGGCCACCGGAACGTATTTCGAGCCCTCGCTCTACGAGAACCCCACCATCGAGGGCCGCAACGCGGCGTTGATCGGACGGTCGGGAGTCTTCGCCGACGGGCGCTACTACGAATTCGATCAGGCCAACGTCCGAGAGGACGTCACCCATTCCTTCTATCAGGGGGACCGCCCGCTGCACCCGTTCGACGGCGAGACCATCCCGATCGACCCGGAACTGGGACGCAAGCAGGGCAAGTACAGCTGGGCCAAGTCCCCGCGCTACGCCGTCGGCGATCTGGGCAACATTCCGCTGGAAGCGGGCCCGCTGGCGCGCCGGATGGCCGCCGCCGGCCCGAACGCTGCGGCACACCAGGACGACGATCCGCTGTTCGGTGACATCTACAACACCATCGGCCCGTCGGTGATGGTCCGCCAGCTCGCCCGTATGCACGAGGCACCGAAGTATTACAAGTGGGCGCGGCAGTGGCTGGATGCGCTGGAGCTCAAGGAGAGCTTCTACACCAAGCCCACTGAGTACGCCGAGGGCAAAGGGTTCGGCTCGACTGAGGCCGCCCGCGGCTCGCTGTCGGACTGGATCGTCATCGAGGACAGCAAGATCAAGAACTATCAGGTGGTCACCCCAACGGCGTGGAACATCGGGCCTCGGGACGGCTCTGAGGTGCTCGGCCCGATCGAGCGGGCCCTGGTCGGTTCTCCGATCGTCGATGCCGAAGACCCCGTGGAGCTGGGTCACGTCGCGCGCAGCTTCGACTCCTGCCTGGTGTGTACGGTGCACGCCTACGACGGCAAAACCGGCAGGGAGCTGAATCGGTTCGTCATCAACGGGATGGTGTGA